In the genome of Polaribacter atrinae, one region contains:
- a CDS encoding tRNA1(Val) (adenine(37)-N6)-methyltransferase: protein MSKPFKFKEFTIHQDKTAMKVGTDGVLLGAWCSVADYPDTILDIGAGTGVIALMIAQRSDAMTIDAVEVDENAYEQTVANFEESDWGDRLYCYHATFSEFADEIAEEEESYDLIVSNPPFYTDEFESDDKARNKARFTSSLSFDELIVRVSKILSKTGKFAVVIPFKEEVSFIALAKENNLFLNRICRVQGNETSEIKRCLMEFSFEVTELQEESLIIEIERHQYTEAYINLTKDFYLKM from the coding sequence ATGTCGAAACCATTTAAATTTAAAGAGTTTACCATCCATCAAGATAAAACAGCCATGAAAGTTGGTACAGATGGTGTTTTATTAGGTGCTTGGTGTTCTGTTGCTGATTATCCAGATACCATTTTAGATATTGGTGCTGGTACAGGTGTAATTGCCTTAATGATTGCACAGCGATCGGATGCTATGACAATAGATGCTGTTGAGGTTGATGAAAATGCGTATGAACAAACAGTTGCCAATTTTGAAGAATCTGATTGGGGAGATCGTTTGTATTGTTACCATGCTACTTTTAGTGAGTTTGCAGATGAAATTGCCGAGGAGGAGGAAAGCTATGATTTAATAGTTTCTAACCCGCCATTTTATACAGATGAGTTTGAGTCTGATGATAAGGCTAGAAATAAGGCACGTTTTACGTCTTCACTCTCTTTTGATGAATTGATTGTTCGAGTTTCTAAAATATTATCAAAAACCGGAAAATTTGCTGTGGTGATTCCTTTTAAGGAAGAAGTAAGTTTTATCGCACTAGCGAAAGAAAATAATTTGTTTTTAAATAGAATTTGTAGAGTTCAAGGAAACGAAACATCAGAAATAAAAAGATGTTTAATGGAGTTTTCTTTTGAAGTAACTGAACTACAAGAAGAGAGTTTAATAATAGAAATTGAACGTCATCAATATACGGAAGCGTATATTAACTTGACTAAGGATTTTTATTTAAAAATGTAA
- the rimM gene encoding ribosome maturation factor RimM (Essential for efficient processing of 16S rRNA) — protein MRKEDCFYLGKIVTKYSFKGEVVIKLDTDEPELYTEMESVYVEFGTNLVPFFIDKSSLHKGNQLRVQFEDVYSDEEADSILKCGVYLPNTMLPELTGDKFYYHEVIGFTVVDANFGEVGQIVHINDKAAQPLFEIDREGTEIFIPMVDDFIKKVDRENKTIQVDTPEGLIELYL, from the coding sequence ATGCGTAAAGAAGATTGTTTTTATTTAGGCAAAATCGTTACAAAATATAGTTTTAAGGGTGAAGTTGTTATCAAATTAGATACCGACGAGCCTGAGTTGTATACAGAAATGGAATCAGTTTATGTCGAATTCGGCACAAACTTGGTTCCATTTTTTATTGATAAAAGTTCACTACACAAAGGAAATCAGTTACGAGTTCAGTTTGAAGATGTTTATTCTGATGAAGAAGCAGATTCTATTTTAAAATGTGGTGTTTATTTACCAAATACAATGTTGCCAGAATTAACGGGTGACAAATTCTACTATCATGAAGTAATCGGTTTTACTGTTGTTGATGCTAATTTTGGAGAAGTTGGGCAGATTGTTCATATAAATGATAAAGCAGCACAACCCCTTTTTGAAATTGACAGAGAAGGAACGGAAATTTTTATTCCGATGGTAGATGATTTTATTAAAAAAGTAGATAGAGAAAACAAAACAATACAAGTTGATACGCCAGAAGGGTTGATTGAGTTGTATTTGTAA
- a CDS encoding 30S ribosomal protein S16 encodes MSVKIRLQRHGKKGKPFYWVVAADARAKRDGKYLEKIGTYNPNVNPAVIDLDVDLAVTWLQNGAQPTDTAKNILSYKGAMLKNHLLGGVRKGALTQEQADAKFAAWVEAKEAKISDKQAGLSKAESDAKAAAFAAEKAVNEARIEAAKPVVEEVAEEVVAEAEEAPETIDDAAAKAAE; translated from the coding sequence ATGTCTGTAAAGATTAGATTACAAAGACACGGAAAAAAAGGGAAACCATTCTATTGGGTAGTTGCCGCTGATGCTCGTGCAAAAAGAGATGGTAAATACTTAGAAAAAATAGGTACTTACAATCCAAACGTTAACCCTGCAGTTATTGATTTAGATGTAGATTTAGCTGTAACTTGGTTACAAAATGGTGCACAACCTACTGATACTGCAAAAAACATTTTATCTTATAAAGGTGCAATGTTAAAAAACCATTTACTTGGTGGTGTTAGAAAAGGTGCTTTAACACAAGAGCAAGCAGATGCAAAATTTGCAGCTTGGGTAGAAGCTAAAGAAGCTAAAATTTCTGACAAACAAGCTGGATTATCTAAAGCAGAATCTGATGCTAAAGCAGCAGCATTTGCAGCAGAAAAAGCAGTTAATGAAGCAAGAATTGAAGCAGCTAAACCAGTTGTTGAAGAAGTAGCAGAAGAAGTTGTTGCTGAAGCTGAAGAGGCTCCAGAAACTATTGATGATGCAGCAGCAAAAGCAGCAGAATAA
- a CDS encoding ferritin-like domain-containing protein, which translates to MKYTEKISNKLNELLEKNYDAEKGYLNAAENVESPKLKIFFKNRASERSQFAKELRTEILSHGQIPEDDGTFKGTVHRNWMTLKSLFSANDEEAILEEALRGEKTSLDEYAEILEKDDEFAPSTRKMIEMQHQKIQSAINLLMVKEELA; encoded by the coding sequence ATGAAGTACACAGAAAAAATTTCGAACAAATTAAACGAATTATTAGAAAAAAATTATGATGCCGAAAAAGGGTATTTAAACGCTGCAGAAAATGTAGAGAGTCCAAAATTAAAAATCTTCTTTAAAAATAGAGCATCAGAAAGAAGTCAATTTGCAAAAGAACTTAGAACAGAAATTTTATCTCACGGACAAATACCAGAGGATGATGGTACTTTTAAAGGAACAGTGCACAGAAATTGGATGACACTAAAATCTTTATTTAGCGCAAATGATGAAGAGGCAATTTTAGAAGAAGCGCTTAGAGGTGAAAAAACAAGTTTAGACGAATATGCCGAAATTCTAGAAAAAGATGATGAATTTGCTCCATCAACTAGAAAAATGATAGAAATGCAACATCAGAAAATTCAATCTGCCATTAATTTGTTAATGGTAAAAGAAGAGTTAGCCTAA
- a CDS encoding Crp/Fnr family transcriptional regulator, translating into MKNTIRPVNKDFEEFDLFSQLKSLGIQYDKEHILEIDVKKNGYIYLPPNKDNYIYEVLTGAVKLGGYSENGDSYVYEILPSTEFFGNLKYLNGQFQEYAKALVDSKIRLYNLDFFKTIIVTNPIITNWFISYLVKRWCSAELKLKNIKEKQIEERITALQKQLNVEIIDTKGTPYLLFNVLSKKDMGDLIGVTRQTVASILEKQLVF; encoded by the coding sequence ATGAAGAATACAATTCGACCTGTTAATAAAGATTTTGAAGAATTCGATCTTTTCTCACAGCTAAAGAGTTTAGGTATACAGTACGACAAAGAACATATTCTAGAAATAGATGTAAAAAAGAATGGATATATTTATTTACCACCAAATAAAGACAATTACATTTATGAAGTATTAACTGGAGCGGTAAAACTAGGTGGATATTCTGAGAATGGAGATAGTTATGTTTACGAAATTTTACCTTCTACGGAATTCTTTGGCAACTTAAAATATTTAAATGGACAGTTTCAAGAATATGCAAAAGCATTAGTAGATAGTAAAATTAGATTATACAATTTAGATTTTTTTAAAACAATTATAGTAACAAACCCAATCATTACAAATTGGTTTATTTCTTACCTTGTAAAAAGATGGTGCTCTGCAGAATTAAAGTTAAAAAATATTAAAGAAAAGCAAATTGAAGAAAGAATAACCGCTCTTCAAAAACAACTGAATGTAGAAATTATAGATACAAAAGGAACTCCTTATCTTCTTTTTAATGTATTATCTAAAAAAGATATGGGTGACCTTATTGGGGTCACCCGTCAAACTGTTGCTTCTATACTAGAAAAACAATTAGTCTTTTAA
- a CDS encoding alkaline phosphatase D family protein has product MKKNIIVLVVFTVLSCKTTYKSSENKDYLKQSTKGKTADFVLAFGSCNKPDQTNLLWDDIAGLNPDVWLWGGDIIYADTENMDKMEADYNLQKKQKGYANLLKETKVLGTWDDHDFGANDAGIEYPKKEKSQELLLNFLGVDKNSPRRKREGVYHSEVIETAKGSVKIILLDTRYFRTSINKKSINGVQDNRTILGEQQWAWLESELVNSSAKFNIILSSVQVIAEKHPYEKWANFPLERKKLLDVIVSSKANNVILLSGDRHISEFSKEKVNGLSYPLIDFTSSGMTHASENFTKEYNPARVGSVVSTKSFGVLKINFDKKEVVMEMRGDDMLQQKIVQIYPL; this is encoded by the coding sequence ATGAAAAAAAATATTATAGTACTTGTTGTTTTTACAGTTTTGTCTTGTAAAACAACTTATAAATCAAGCGAAAATAAAGATTATTTAAAGCAGTCAACAAAAGGAAAAACAGCAGACTTTGTACTTGCTTTTGGTTCTTGTAATAAACCTGATCAAACAAATCTGTTATGGGATGATATTGCTGGGTTAAATCCAGATGTATGGTTGTGGGGAGGAGATATTATTTATGCAGACACGGAGAATATGGATAAAATGGAAGCAGATTATAATCTTCAAAAAAAGCAAAAAGGATATGCAAACCTTTTAAAAGAAACGAAGGTTTTGGGAACTTGGGATGATCATGATTTTGGAGCCAATGATGCAGGTATAGAATATCCTAAAAAAGAAAAAAGTCAGGAACTATTGTTGAATTTTTTGGGAGTTGATAAAAATTCTCCTAGAAGAAAAAGAGAAGGGGTATATCATTCTGAAGTTATAGAAACAGCTAAAGGATCTGTAAAAATTATTTTGTTAGATACTCGTTATTTTAGAACAAGTATAAACAAAAAGAGTATAAATGGTGTTCAAGATAATCGTACTATTTTAGGTGAACAACAATGGGCTTGGTTAGAAAGTGAGTTGGTTAATTCATCTGCAAAATTTAATATCATTTTAAGTAGTGTACAGGTAATTGCAGAAAAACATCCTTATGAAAAGTGGGCAAACTTTCCGTTAGAACGTAAAAAACTACTTGATGTAATTGTATCTTCAAAAGCTAATAATGTTATTTTATTGTCTGGAGATCGTCATATATCGGAGTTTTCTAAAGAAAAAGTAAATGGCTTAAGCTACCCTTTAATTGATTTTACATCTAGTGGAATGACACACGCAAGTGAGAACTTTACTAAAGAATATAATCCGGCAAGAGTAGGTAGCGTTGTTTCTACAAAAAGTTTTGGGGTGTTAAAAATTAATTTTGATAAAAAAGAGGTTGTGATGGAAATGCGTGGAGATGACATGTTACAACAAAAAATTGTACAAATTTATCCTTTATAA
- a CDS encoding endonuclease/exonuclease/phosphatase family protein — MKNSIYSIVFLILTGCVGSKNLIEKDSFFSKENYIAKHHGEVKPSGYQYPKKDSFKVLSWNVEHFVDSFDDPYIDSKRENKPDSLMANKVAYLVASLKEIDADVVVLQEFESAKFLRSIANNRLQNMGYTYFADVPSHGWYMNVVVMSKFPLGIIYGYGNVTTPVLEYTNDEGAPETQNTLNTRMWSVEVYPNPDYNFLLTGVHLKAGRGERNIAMRKGQINFLKQQFKRFLKEDKNKNILVVGDFNSVQGSEEINLFLNEKSKRERFIDPLPETVMTHTSDDPKRRLDYMLMNTNMYKEYKENSAEVPQLFTPQKMREISDHLPVTTTFIIK, encoded by the coding sequence ATGAAAAATAGTATTTATAGTATCGTATTTTTAATTTTAACAGGATGCGTTGGGTCTAAAAATTTAATAGAAAAGGACTCTTTTTTTTCTAAAGAAAATTACATAGCCAAGCATCATGGAGAAGTAAAACCTTCTGGATATCAATATCCTAAAAAAGATAGTTTTAAAGTGCTTTCTTGGAATGTAGAGCATTTTGTAGATTCGTTTGATGATCCGTATATAGATTCAAAAAGAGAAAATAAACCAGATTCTTTAATGGCAAATAAGGTTGCTTATTTAGTTGCCTCATTAAAGGAAATAGATGCAGATGTTGTTGTTTTACAAGAATTTGAAAGTGCAAAATTTTTAAGAAGTATTGCTAATAATCGTTTGCAAAATATGGGGTATACATACTTTGCAGATGTACCTAGTCATGGTTGGTATATGAATGTGGTTGTAATGAGTAAATTTCCATTAGGCATTATTTATGGTTATGGAAATGTAACGACGCCAGTTCTTGAATATACAAATGATGAAGGAGCACCAGAAACACAAAACACGTTAAATACTAGAATGTGGTCTGTTGAGGTGTATCCTAATCCGGATTATAATTTTTTACTTACCGGCGTCCATTTAAAAGCGGGTAGAGGAGAAAGAAACATTGCTATGAGAAAGGGGCAGATTAATTTTTTAAAACAACAATTTAAACGATTTTTAAAAGAAGACAAAAACAAAAATATTTTAGTGGTTGGAGACTTTAATAGTGTACAAGGTAGTGAAGAAATTAATCTATTTCTAAATGAAAAAAGTAAGAGAGAAAGGTTTATAGACCCATTGCCAGAAACGGTAATGACACATACTTCTGATGATCCTAAACGTAGGTTAGATTATATGTTGATGAATACCAATATGTACAAAGAATATAAAGAGAATTCTGCGGAAGTACCTCAACTTTTTACACCACAAAAAATGAGAGAAATTAGCGATCATTTACCAGTAACCACAACTTTTATCATTAAATAA
- a CDS encoding TonB-dependent receptor, which yields MKLSVVKIRVTICLMIAFGLFFLSTHQSFGQATNASIRGIITDSSGEPLMGATIIVKNISTGFSSGTTTNESGGYKIQQLPLGGPYNVTAKYLGFQDVVRKGFTLNLSDVITIDFLLQESATSLGEIIVSSNSIVKRIQQMGASTKIAAGQIKNLPSEGRNFTRLTSLSPLQGAGSLNLGGQRRTSTNVTIDGVNFRNTLTAGEVGKGPYTISQEAIREFEVSTNDYDVTQGRQGGGSITSVTKSGTNEFEGSAFFYHRADNLQSQYTIQGQERDADFYNSQSGLSIGGPLIKDKLHFFLVYERQDAGDPQFIANIQNDDDANRLGISESSLNRFLQIGRDKYGLSNSKQIGQFDRVTEANNLFLRLDWQINDKHRLTFRNLYNKWDNPFSVSDNSNIEVAESYSDFVSHENSMFLSLRSNFSPSVTNEFKVQYQRAERIFSPNSELPSQNIPRAIVQVASVLPNGNTSSKSIQLGGQRYTPETNLENQIQLSNTTYLNVGKFNFTLGTDNLITSLETQLSNEQNGRFFFDSLDDFDNLNPSRYAREVPLQGSTLVKQTVLDLSFFGQVEFDINPNLNFAGGIRYDATAFVDAAEFNPLVYQELGIRTDEKPEDFDNIQPRFQLTWNIKGNDTDILKIGGGVFTSQPHYYAQVNNIQNSGTLLGAIDVTGTDVPTPDFIGYRNDPSTVPGVPAGVTPFSTINAVSPDFEVPTIYKANINYTHFFGDRYSLGVNAVYSHTKNNYVYQETNLVAEPYFVTPQGREVFVPANTIAENGRADWTKSRVSDLVGRTLVLNSDGVLDNLALVVEGSAKIGEDGYVNASFTVNQSKDNSSYNCCVANTSTFLPVSGDPRDLNYGYSDNHFDTKIVVNGASPTWKGFTLGATIVGTGGTRYSLKSGGGRSANGDFNLSNEIAYIFDPSDANTPQYIKDSYNEVLNDPETSEGFKEYLKESFGSFAERNGGKNPFSATVDLRLQKKFNLPNDKHSLELSADVFNFMNLLNKEWGRSHNFGNRDFMNINGFDQATSSYQYNVQTGAGTEPINGTPWRLQVGVRYSFN from the coding sequence ATGAAATTATCAGTAGTAAAAATTCGTGTAACCATTTGTTTGATGATTGCTTTTGGTTTATTCTTTTTAAGTACTCATCAATCTTTTGGGCAAGCAACCAATGCTTCTATAAGGGGTATTATAACAGACAGTAGCGGAGAGCCTTTAATGGGGGCTACAATTATTGTTAAAAACATTTCAACAGGATTCTCTTCAGGAACTACAACAAATGAATCTGGAGGTTATAAAATTCAGCAATTACCTTTAGGAGGTCCTTATAATGTAACAGCTAAATATCTTGGTTTTCAAGATGTGGTTCGTAAAGGATTTACCTTAAATTTAAGTGATGTTATAACTATTGATTTTCTTTTACAAGAATCGGCAACTTCTTTAGGTGAAATTATTGTCTCCTCGAATAGTATTGTAAAACGGATTCAGCAAATGGGGGCTTCTACAAAAATTGCAGCAGGACAAATTAAAAATTTACCATCCGAAGGAAGAAATTTTACCAGACTTACAAGTTTATCTCCGTTACAAGGAGCGGGAAGTCTTAATTTAGGAGGACAAAGAAGAACGTCTACAAATGTTACTATAGATGGAGTTAACTTTAGAAATACACTTACAGCAGGTGAAGTTGGTAAAGGACCTTATACGATTTCTCAAGAAGCAATTAGAGAGTTTGAGGTTTCTACAAATGATTACGATGTAACACAAGGGCGCCAAGGAGGTGGTTCTATTACTTCTGTTACAAAATCTGGAACCAATGAGTTTGAAGGAAGTGCTTTTTTTTACCACAGAGCAGACAACCTTCAAAGTCAGTATACTATTCAAGGGCAAGAAAGAGATGCTGATTTTTATAACTCTCAATCTGGGTTAAGTATTGGAGGACCTTTAATTAAAGATAAATTACATTTTTTCTTAGTGTACGAAAGACAAGATGCAGGAGATCCTCAGTTTATTGCAAATATTCAAAATGATGATGATGCCAATCGTTTGGGGATTTCAGAAAGTAGTTTAAACCGTTTTTTACAAATTGGTAGAGATAAATATGGCTTAAGTAATTCAAAACAAATAGGGCAGTTTGATAGAGTTACTGAAGCAAATAACTTGTTTTTAAGATTAGATTGGCAAATTAACGATAAGCATAGGCTAACATTTAGAAACCTTTATAATAAATGGGATAACCCTTTTAGTGTTAGTGACAATTCTAATATAGAAGTAGCCGAATCTTATTCAGATTTTGTGTCTCATGAAAATAGTATGTTTCTTTCTTTACGTTCTAATTTTTCACCTAGCGTAACTAATGAGTTTAAAGTGCAATATCAACGTGCAGAACGTATTTTTAGCCCAAATTCAGAATTGCCATCACAAAATATTCCCAGAGCCATTGTACAAGTAGCCTCTGTATTGCCTAATGGTAATACTAGTAGTAAAAGCATACAATTAGGAGGGCAACGCTATACGCCAGAAACGAATTTAGAAAATCAAATACAGCTGTCTAATACAACTTATCTTAATGTTGGGAAATTTAACTTTACTTTAGGAACAGATAATTTGATTACTTCTTTAGAAACTCAGTTATCTAATGAGCAAAATGGTCGTTTTTTCTTTGATTCTTTAGATGATTTTGATAATTTAAACCCATCCAGATATGCTCGTGAAGTTCCTTTGCAAGGGTCTACTTTAGTAAAACAAACTGTTTTAGATTTGTCTTTCTTTGGTCAGGTAGAATTTGATATAAATCCTAATTTAAACTTTGCGGGTGGTATACGTTATGATGCAACTGCATTTGTAGATGCAGCAGAGTTTAATCCTTTGGTATATCAAGAATTAGGAATTCGTACAGATGAAAAACCAGAAGATTTTGATAACATTCAACCTAGATTTCAATTAACTTGGAATATCAAAGGAAATGATACTGATATTTTAAAAATTGGTGGTGGTGTATTTACATCGCAACCACATTATTATGCACAGGTAAATAACATTCAAAATAGTGGAACTTTATTAGGTGCTATTGATGTTACTGGAACCGATGTTCCTACTCCAGATTTTATTGGCTATAGAAATGATCCAAGTACTGTACCAGGTGTACCAGCGGGAGTTACTCCGTTTTCAACAATAAATGCTGTGAGTCCAGATTTTGAAGTACCTACCATCTATAAAGCAAATATAAATTACACGCACTTTTTTGGAGATAGGTATAGTTTAGGGGTTAATGCGGTTTATAGTCACACTAAAAACAACTACGTATATCAAGAAACCAATTTAGTTGCAGAACCTTATTTTGTAACGCCACAAGGTAGAGAGGTTTTTGTGCCGGCAAATACTATTGCAGAGAATGGTCGTGCAGATTGGACAAAATCTAGAGTTTCTGATTTAGTAGGTAGAACATTGGTTTTAAATTCTGATGGAGTTTTAGATAACTTAGCGTTAGTGGTAGAAGGCTCTGCTAAAATAGGAGAAGATGGTTATGTAAACGCAAGTTTTACGGTAAATCAATCAAAAGACAACTCATCATACAATTGTTGTGTTGCAAATACGTCTACATTTCTTCCTGTTTCAGGAGATCCAAGAGATTTAAATTATGGGTATTCAGACAACCATTTTGATACTAAAATTGTAGTAAATGGAGCAAGCCCTACTTGGAAAGGGTTTACCTTAGGAGCAACAATTGTAGGTACTGGTGGTACAAGATATTCTCTAAAATCTGGAGGAGGAAGAAGTGCAAATGGAGATTTTAACTTGAGTAATGAAATTGCATATATTTTTGATCCAAGTGATGCAAATACGCCACAATACATTAAAGATAGTTATAACGAGGTTTTAAATGATCCAGAAACATCAGAAGGATTTAAAGAGTATTTAAAAGAAAGCTTTGGTAGTTTTGCAGAAAGAAATGGAGGGAAAAATCCTTTTAGTGCAACCGTAGACCTTCGTCTTCAGAAAAAGTTTAATTTACCAAATGATAAACATTCTTTAGAGCTTTCTGCAGATGTTTTTAATTTTATGAATTTATTAAATAAAGAATGGGGGCGTAGTCATAATTTTGGAAATAGAGATTTTATGAATATCAATGGTTTTGATCAAGCAACAAGTAGTTATCAGTATAATGTGCAAACGGGTGCAGGAACAGAGCCTATTAATGGTACACCTTGGAGGTTACAAGTTGGGGTAAGATATTCCTTTAATTAA